One window of the Salvia splendens isolate huo1 chromosome 1, SspV2, whole genome shotgun sequence genome contains the following:
- the LOC121803673 gene encoding cis-muuroladiene synthase-like, which yields MATLSCLSDVRPPMTIHQPSIWADTFNNFSFDEKKQQKYTDAIEELKEEARDMLMAATTPLNQMILIDTIERLGLAYLFETEIEHKLQQITHNDDLLHHSDLFTTSLGFRLLRQHRHRISCDVFNKFVNKDGMFEEGDVEEMLSLYEAAHVRFKEEKILQEAADFTRHYLNSREAELESHLKDRVKRALKRPLHRDIPMVFARNFISIYEKDPSRIELFLKLAKLNFNCLQNIYRKELSQVTRWWNKYDLMSKVPYTRDRVVEAYTWGVGYHYEPQYSYVRMGIAKIILFIGVMDDTYDNYATINEAQLFTQILDSWTTDEVDRLPEYMRIVYHFILSVYEEYECDAAQFGKRFAAPYFKEMVQCLGRAYNQELKWIMGRQLPSFQDYLQNSEITSVVYIMFAAIIPGFKSLTQETIDWIRNMPKLAKPTSRIGRYYDDIGTHERESKGGQMLTVMDCYMQEYGVTRQEAVSKFVELIEETWYDINKDWVETTFVPKEIAIQFINYARNSEANYNRNSADGYSDPHVVKEDVVALFINSIVI from the exons ATGGCTACCTTAAGCTGCTTGAGTGATGTGAGGCCTCCAATGACCATTCATCAGCCAAGCATTTGGGCTGATACTTTCAATAACTTTTCTTTTGACGAAAAG AAACAACAAAAGTATACAGATGCAATCGAAGAATTGAAGGAAGaagcaagagacatgttaatGGCTGCAACAACTCCTCTCAACCAAATGATATTAATCGACACAATCGAGCGGCTAGGATTGGCCTATCTTTTTGAGACCGAAATCGAACACAAACTTCAACAAATCACACACAACGACGACCTTCTTCACCACTCCGATTTATTCACTACATCACTTGGATTTCGCTTGCTCAGGCAACACCGCCACCGCATTTCTTGCG ATGTTTTCAACAAGTTTGTTAACAAGGATGGTATGTTCGAAGAAGGCGACGTTGAGGAAATGTTAAGCTTGTATGAAGCAGCTCATGTTCGATTTAAGGAGGAGAAAATACTGCAAGAGGCTGCCGATTTTACAAGGCATTACTTGAATAGTCGCGAAGCGGAGTTAGAGTCCCACCTTAAAGATAGAGTGAAGCGGGCTTTGAAGCGCCCGCTTCATAGAGATATTCCCATGGTCTTTGCACGGAATTTCATCTCTATTTACGAAAAGGATCCCTCGAGAATTGAACTATTTCTCAAACTAGCAAAACTTAACTTCAACTGTTTGCAGAATATATACAGGAAAGAACTCTCCCAAGTCACCAG GTGGTGGAACAAATATGATCTGATGTCAAAAGTACCATACACTAGAGATAGGGTGGTGGAGGCATATACTTGGGGTGTAGGATACCACTATGAGCCTCAATACTCTTATGTTCGAATGGGAATTGCCAAAATCATACTCTTTATTGGAGTTATGGATGACACATATGATAATTATGCCACAATTAATGAAGCTCAACTTTTCACTCAAATCTTAGACAG TTGGACTACAGATGAAGTTGATCGACTCCCAGAATACATGAGAattgtttatcatttcatttTAAGTGTATATGAGGAATATGAATGTGATGCAGCGCAATTTGGAAAAAGGTTTGCAGCTCCTTATTTCAAAGAAATG GTGCAATGTCTTGGGAGGGCTTACAATCAAGAATTAAAGTGGATTATGGGGAGACAATTGCCTTCATTCCAAGACTATCTTCAAAACTCTGAGATAACAAGCGTCGTTTATATCATGTTTGCTGCTATTATTCCTGGATTCAAATCTCTCACCCAAGAAACTATTGATTGGATAAGAAATATGCCCAAACTTGCAAAACCAACTAGTAGAATTGGTCGATACTATGATGACATCGGCACTCATGAA CGTGAGAGTAAAGGAGGGCAAATGCTGACTGTGATGGATTGCTACATGCAAGAATATGGGGTGACAAGGCAAGAGGCAGTGTCTAAATTTGTTGAACTGATTGAAGAAACATGGTATGATATAAACAAGGATTGGGTGGAGACAACGTTTGTGCCTAAAGAAATCGCCATTCAGTTTATCAACTATGCTCGAAATAGTGAAGCAAATTACAACAGAAATAGTGCAGACGGTTATAGCGATCCTCATGTTGTCAAGGAAGATGTTGTTGCTCTCTTTATTAATTCAATAGTCATTTGA
- the LOC121793721 gene encoding probable LRR receptor-like serine/threonine-protein kinase At3g47570 encodes MMTILLSLALFFFFFFNTPPLATCSSNQTDQLSLLAIKSSLQDQQGALTSWNQTLPLCSWRGIQCRRNRVVAITLPSLGLVGNLSPHIGNLSLLTNITLNNNSLHGPIPPQITLLSRLEFLDFSNNSFMGVLPKNLSQCINLVQLAFSTNLLSGTIPNELSFLPKLEAILFSSNRFSGLIPSSIGNITTLQTLSLGACLLIGEIPESLGRLGRLTFLQLSQNNLTGTIPHGLFNLSSIFYFDVSVNSLHGVIPSTIGVTLPNLAILFLAQNKFSGPIPNSISNSSLIEYIILSSNQFSGPVPNLERLTLIQNFYLQSNLIEDDMSFISSLTNSTKLKRFNVSENMLRGSLPESLANLSVLVKMFDIHKNQIHGSIPLGIGNLVNLDVVDLSQNLLDGQIPMSMSKLSNMLNLFMGSNRFEGELPSLFRNMTLLSRFHLDGNELSGNVPSSLGSLSNLLELDLSGNKFAGLIPREIMRLSSLSIVLNLSHNSLEGSIPSEVGSLRNLAALDLSSNRLSGVIPTSLSSCVSLQQLYLDENLLQGEIPAGMSSLMGLQELDLSRNNLSGSIPSFLENLKLEKLNLSFNRLQGEVPSKGVFTNLSSISLDGNQGFCGGIEELKFPTCKGVQSSKAKLSTLWKILIPIVVIGGLCIVILVFFKCKRTKENPRPVVSSEDTIGGQLLRLSYADLLKATNGFSESNVVGSGRFGSVYKAVLDDEKGIVVAVKVVNLEVRGASKTFMAECRALGGIRHRNLVKLVSVCDSVDFKGNDFKALVYEFKVNGSLDKWLHNNEEGSSEDLKCLSIIQKLNIALDIAHGIKYLHFGSGSSIIHGDLKPSNILLDHDMVACVGDFGLAKISSNIFSSSYESNTSSFGIKGTLGYVPPEYGTFGSISMQGDVYSFGIIILEMFINKRPTNDLFGGEVNLHKYVSSALSHGLMDIIDPQLEIGDLKMEFIGRILSIGVSCSKENPRDRMPITRVENELADILAQLQPFCWDV; translated from the exons ATGATGACAATTCTTCTTTCTTTAgcactcttcttcttcttcttcttcaatacCCCTCCACTTGCAACATGTTCCAGCAACCAAACTGACCAACTTTCATTACTAGCCATCAAATCCAGCCTCCAAGATCAGCAAGGAGCCCTCACTTCATGGAACCAAACACTCCCCTTGTGCAGCTGGAGAGGCATCCAATGCCGCCGCAACAGAGTCGTCGCCATAACCTTGCCCTCTCTAGGCCTCGTCGGAAACCTCTCCCCGCACATAGGTAACCTCTCTCTTCTCACCAACATCACCCTCAATAACAACTCTCTCCATGGCCCAATTCCTCCACAAATCACTCTGTTAAGCAGGCTTGAGTTTCTTGATTTTAGCAACAACTCTTTCATGGGTGTATTACCCAAAAACTTATCCCAATGCATCAACCTTGTGCAGCTTGCTTTTTCCACTAATCTCCTTTCCGGAACCATTCCTAATGAACTTAGTTTCTTGCCCAAACTCGAAGCTATATTATTTTCAAGTAACCGATTTTCCGGCCTCATCCCTTCATCCATTGGTAACATAACAACCCTCCAAACGCTGTCTTTAGGAGCATGCCTTTTGATTGGAGAGATTCCCGAGTCACTCGGCCGCCTCGGCCGCCTCACTTTTCTTCAATTGAGTCAAAATAATCTCACTGGGACTATTCCTCATGGTCTGTTTAATTTATCcagcattttttattttgatgtttCAGTTAATAGTCTTCATGGAGTTATTCCTTCTACTATTGGTGTCACACTTCCTAATCTTGCTATTCTTTTTCTTGCACAAAACAAATTTAGTGGGCCAATTCCTAATTCCATTTCAAATAGTTCATTGATTGAATATATCATCTTGTCCTCTAATCAATTTAGTGGACCTGTACCAAATCTTGAGAGGCTTACTTTGATTCAAAATTTCTACTTGCAATCAAACTTGATTGAAGATGACATGAGCTTCATTTCATCATTGACAAATTCCACCAAGTTAAAGCGTTTCAATGTTAGTGAGAACATGTTGCGTGGTTCATTGCCGGAATCCTTAGCCAATTTGTCTGTTCTAGTCAAAATGTTTGACATACACAAGAATCAGATACATGGAAGCATTCCTTTAGGAATTGGAAATCTTGTCAATCTTGATGTGGTTGATCTGTCTCAAAATCTTCTTGATGGCCAAATTCCCATGTCAATGTCAAAGCTTTCGAATATGCTTAACCTTTTTATGGGAAGTAACAGATTTGAAGGCGAACTACCATCCTTGTTTAGAAACATGACTCTTTTGAGTCGATTCCACCTAGATGGGAATGAGCTTTCTGGAAATGTGCCTTCCAGTCTTGGCAGCTTGTCCAACTTGCTAGAGTTAGACCTCTCGGGAAACAAGTTCGCTGGTTTGATCCCTCGAGAAATCATGAGACTTTCGTCGCTTTCCATTGTGCTTAATCTCTCTCACAATTCCCTTGAGGGTTCTATTCCAAGTGAAGTTGGCTCTTTGAGAAACCTCGCGGCTTTGGACTTGTCTAGCAATAGACTGTCTGGAGTGATTCCCACCTCTTTGAGTAGTTGCGTTAGCTTGCAACAGCTCTACCTCGATGAGAATCTTCTTCAAGGTGAGATTCCGGCAGGAATGAGTTCTTTGATGGGCTTACAAGAGTTGGATCTTTCGCGGAACAATCTGTCTGGATCAATTCCCTCGTTTTTGGAGAATTTGAAGCTTGAGAAGCTCAACTTGTCCTTCAATAGGCTACAAGGAGAAGTTCCGTCAAAAGGAGTTTTTACGAACTTAAGTTCGATTTCTCTTGATGGAAACCAAGGTTTTTGTGGTGGAATTGAAGAGTTAAAGTTCCCTACTTGCAAAGGAGTCCAATCTTCCAAGGCAAAACTGTCTACTTTGTGGAAGATCTTGATCCCAATAGTGGTTATTGGAGGATTGTGCATTGTGATTCTAGTATTTTTCAAGTGCAAGAGAACAAAAGAAAATCCTCGTCCCGTTGTTTCATCGGAGGATACTATTGGTGGCCAGCTATTGAGGCTTTCTTACGCAGATCTCCTCAAAGCAACAAATGGATTCTCCGAGAGTAACGTGGTTGGTTCTGGGAGATTCGGGTCTGTTTACAAAGCTGTTCTTGATGACGAGAAAGGCATAGTTGTAGCAGTCAAAGTGGTTAATCTTGAGGTCAGAGGGGCGTCAAAGACATTCATGGCAGAGTGCAGAGCATTGGGAGGCATAAGGCATAGGAATTTGGTGAAACTTGTAAGTGTTTGTGATAGTGTGGACTTTAAAGGCAATGATTTTAAAGCATTGGTGTATGAATTCAAAGTCAATGGGAGTCTAGACAAATGGCTTCACAACAACGAGGAAGGAAGTAGTGAAGATTTAAAGTGTCTTAGCATAATACAGAAGCTTAACATTGCCTTAGATATTGCTCATGGGATTAAATACCTTCACTTTGGCAGTGGCTCATCTATTATCCATGGTGATTTGAAGCCGAGCAACATTCTCTTAGATCATGACATGGTTGCTTGTGTTGGGGATTTCGGATTAGCTAAGATTTCTTCAAACATATTTTCATCGTCATATGAAAGCAACACGAGTTCCTTTGGGATCAAGGGTACCTTAGGCTATGTCCCTCCAG AATATGGCACGTTTGGGTCAATTTCTATGCAAGGTGATGTGTATAGCTTCGGGATCATCATTCTAGAGATGTTCATAAATAAAAGACCAACAAATGATTTATTTGGTGGTGAGGTAAATCTCCACAAATATGTGAGCTCTGCTTTATCACATGGgttaatggatataattgatcCACAATTAGAGATAGGAGATTTGAAAATGGAATTCATTGGTAGGATTTTGAGTATTGGAGTGTCATGTTCAAAGGAGAATCCAAGAGATAGAATGCCAATTACTCGTGTTGAAAATGAGTTGGCTGACATTCTAGCTCAACTACAACCTTTTTGTTGGGATGTATGA